A window of Sphingobacterium kitahiroshimense genomic DNA:
TTCAGAGCAAATCTATATCAAAAAAAAGGGAACAATTATTTCCCATTAAATCATATCGACAGTAGCTTTCAAGTTTCAGGAATCGATGTCTCCAACAAATTATTAAAAAAAGGAAGCCTCATTATAGATTCATTCATTCGTAAAAATTTAAAAGTAAAAGACATATCGTCCGAATCATTAACCTTACATGATATCCAAAACATTGATTACAAGGAAAAAGAGAAATTACCATTATATGCCGCAGAACATCTCGTGGACGGGATTTATATGAGCTATGAAACTCTAAAAAACCAAAAACCAGATTATCCGCTAGTTGATGAGAAAGATAAAAAAGGCAAAATCAAATACTATTATTACACCAATGAAAAAGGGAAAAAAGTAAAATTAAAAGATTCACAGATATATGCCGTGGTAGATAATGACGAAACCTATGTCTCCACAAGTTATGGATATTATCCACTTGTAATGGAAAATGACGAATACTATTTCTATGGTTTAGCAGAAGAAAACAGTACGAGCTTCTCGATATCAGCAGGCATAGGATCAGGTTTTGGATATGGAGGTGGAATGATTGGAATTGGAGTGGGATCAGCACCTTCAAACATTAAGCGATACAAAATAAAAATTGACCATGTAGATGGAAATTTTGAAAAAATAGAACAACTACCTAATTAAGATTATGAAAAAAAGCAAATTCTATTTGTTTATTATTACGGCGGCGCTGTCAGTACAATCGTGCACAGTTTCGTTAGAACTTGATAAAAAAGCCAAGACCTTCAATAAGGCGGCGGTTGTTACCGCGCATCCCTTAGCTTCAAAAGTTGGTGTAGATATCCTAAAAATGGGGGGCAACGCCATTGATGCCGCTGTCGCAGTACAATTTGCATTAGCAGTAGTTTACCCTAATGCTGGAAACATAGGTGGTGGTGGGTTTATGGTCTACAGAAGTAGTAAAGGTGAAATCAATGCTTTAGACTTTAGAGAAAAATCACCAGAAAAAGGACATGCTAATATGTACCTAGACAAGCAGGGAAATGTAATAGAAGATCTAAGTGTATATGGCCATTTATCCGCAGGAGTACCAGGATCAGTTGACGGAATGGTTGAAGCTCACAAAAAGTATGGCAAATTAGATTGGAAAACTTTATTAAATCCTGCTATAGCATTAGCTGAAAAAGGCTTTCCGATTACAAAACAACAGGCAGAGGAATTCAACGAATATAAAGAAAGCTTTCAAAAATATAACCCAAGTGGCGCCCCTATACTGAAAACCACCAGCTGGAAAAAAGGCGATTTATTCCAGCAACAGGAACTGGCTAACACAATTAGAAGAATTGCTGATCATGGTCGTGATGGCTTCTACAAAGGCATAACAGCTGACCTCATTGTTAAAGAAATGCATAAAGGCAATGGCATTATCAGTTATAATGATCTTGAGAATTATAAAGCAGTATGGCGACAACCCGTTACAGGATATTACCGTGGACATAAGATCATATGTATGGCACCTCCATCTAGTGGTGGACCAGCCTTAGTTGCACTATTACAATCAGTAGCACAATATCCATTAGGAAAATGGGGATTCCAAAGTGATTCCGCTGTACGTGTAATGGTTGAAGCCGAACGTCGTATTTATGCCGATAGAGCAAAGTATTTAGGTGATCCAGACTTCATAAGAATACCTGTCAAAGAATTGACAGACTCTATTTTCAACAGTGAAAGATTAAAAACCGTAAACTTAACCAAAGCAACCGTAAGCAGCGATGTAAAGGCCGCGAAATTTCCAGGATATGAATCAGAAGAAACAACACACTTTAATATCGTCGATTCCGAAGGCAATGCCGTTTCTATTACGACAACACTTAATAATTCATATGGATCACGTGTCTTTGTATCTGGCGCAGGCTTTATATTAAATGATGAAATGGATGACTTCTCAGTTAAACCAGGAGTTCCAAATATCTATGGCCTCGTTGGCGGAAAAGCGAATGCCATCGAGCCAAACAAACGTATGTTAAGTTCAATGACACCAACTATTGTGGAAAAGGATGGAAAGCTATTTATGGTAGTAGGAACACCAGGCGGATCAACAATTATGACCTCCGTCTTCCAAACGATAGTCAACGTAATTGACTATCAACAAAATGCACAGCAATCCGTTTCATCCCCGCGTTTTCATCATCAATGGCTACCCGATCAGATTGATGTAGAAAAAAATGCAATAACTCCCAAAGTAAGAAAAAGTCTAGAAAATGCAGGGTACAAAATATCACCCAGAGGTAATATAGGCAGAGTGGAAAATATCATAATATTATCCAACGGAAAACTCCAGACAGGTGCCGATCCGAGGGGTGATGATACCGCTTCAGGTTTTTAGTATATTAAATTTTAAATAGTATAGATTATTTTTAAAACAATTAAACTTATACAAACATATCAGCTCTATATAACAAACACTGATTTTATGATTAAAAATTATACGTATCCAATCAGCGGAACAATGATGATGCTATTTTTTGCCACTTTAATCGTGAGCTGCAGTATGCTAAAAGGTCCTGACTTTACAAAAATACAAGTTGGCATGACCAAAGAGAAGGTTGTTCAGCAACTAGGAAAGCCGGATGCCGTAGTAGCCTCAAAAAAATATCAAGACGGTATATTAGAGATTTATGAATATGGCACTGCACAATTAGAAAATGCGGCAGATTCAACTTCAGGATATAGAATCTACTGGCTATACTTTTTCAACAATGAACTTCAAGAATGGGGAATAAAAAGAAACTATTCACCATCTGATTACGATGGATATTACGAGAAGTATAGACGCCGTCATTAATTAAATAAACAAAAAAGCCCTGTTGCAAAATTGCAACAGGGCTTTTTTATTATATTTAGTAAAGAAGAATGATCTTACATCATTCCGCCCATGCCACCACCCATTGGAGGAGCACCAGCACCATTATTTTCTTCTGGCTCATCAGCTAATACACATTCAGTTGTTAACAACATAGAAGCGATAGAAGCTGCATTCTCTAAAGCTACACGAGAAACTTTAGTTGGATCGATAACACCAGCACCAATTAGGTTTTCGAATACATCAGTACGAGCATTGTAACCGAAGTCCCCTGTACCTTCTTTCACTTTCTGAACGATAACAGCACCTTCAATACCAGCATTGAAACAGATCTGACGTAAAGGTTCCTCGATAGCACGTCTGATGATCTCGATACCGATAGTCTCATCTTCATTAGCACCTTTTAATCCTTTTAAAGCGTCAGTAGCACGAATGAAAGCAACACCACCACCTGCAACGATACCTTCTTCAACAGCTGCACGAGTTGCATGTAAAGCATCATCAACGCGATCTTTCTTCTCTTTCATTTCTACTTCAGTAGTAGCACCTACATAAAGAACAGCAACACCACCTGATAATTTAGCTAAACGCTCTTGTAATTTCTCACGATCATAATCAGAAGTAGTTGTTTCGATTTGAGAACGGATTTGAGCAACACGAGATTTAATATCTTCAGCATTACCGGCACCATTAATGATTGTTGTATTATCTTTATCAACAACAACTTTTTCTGCTTGACCTAAGTAAGATAATTCAGCATTTTCTAATTTGAAACCTCTTTCTTCAGAAATCACTGTACCACCAGTTAAGATAGCAATATCCTCTAACATTGCTTTACGACGGTCACCAAACCCTGGAGCTTTCACTGCTGCAACTTTCAGTGAACCACGGATTTTATTAACAACTAAAGTAGCTAATGCCTCACCATCTAAATCTTCTGCAATAATGATTAATGGTTTGCCAGTTTGTACTTGTTTTTCTAAAATCGGCAACAACTCTTTCATGTTACTGATTTTTTTGTCATAGATTAAAATGTACGGATTTTCAAGTTCCGCTTCCATTTTATCAGAGTTTGTAACAAAATATGGAGATAAGTAACCACGGTCAAATTGCATACCTTCTACTGTTTTAACTTCAGTTTCAGTACCTTTTGCTTCTTCTACAGTAATAACACCATCATTACCTACTTTTTCCATTGCTTGCGCAATTAAAGCTCCGATAACTTCGTCATTATTTGCAGAAATTGATGCTACTTGTTTGATTTTATTATTGTCTTGACCAACAGTTTGAGATTGCGATTTTAAATTCGCAACAACTGCTGCTACAGCTTTATCAATACCACGTTTCAAATCCATTGGATTAGCACCTGCTGCTACAGATTTAATACCTGGAGCTACGATAGCCTGAGCCAAAACAGTTGCAGTAGTTGTACCGTCACCTGCTTGATCAGCAGTTTTAGAAGCAACTTCTTTCACCATCTGAGCGCCCATATTTTCTAAGGCATCTTTCAATTCGATTTCTTTAGCAACAGTAACACCATCTTTAGTGATAACCGGAGAACCGAATTTTTTTTCAATGATTACATTACGTCCTTTAGGACCCAAAGTTACCTTTACTGCATTTGCCAATGTGTCAACACCCTTTTTAAGTGCTTCACGAGCTTCAACGTTATATTTTACTTGTTTTGCCATTATCTTTAAATTTTTGAAATTTTCACCTGATCCCAGAAGAGACCAAATTTATTTACATTTGGATACTATATAAAAAAATTAAATAACCGCGTAAATATCAGCCTCACGCATAATTAAATACTCTTTACCTTCAACAGTAATTTCAGTTCCAGCATATTTACCATATAAAACTTTATCACCAACTTTAACAGTCAAAGGTTCGTCAACTTTACCCGTTCCAACTGCTACAACGATTCCTTGTGATGGTTTTTCTTTTGCTGTATCAGGGATGTATAATCCTGAAGCTGTTTTTTCTTCTGCCTGAGCAGCTTCAACTACTACTCTGTCACCGATAGGTTTAATGTTTAATGCCATAATATATTTTATTTTTAGTTCTATTTCAATTATATCTAAATGTCATCAGCAATTATGCCAAAGAGCCAAGAGCAGACTTTTGAGACAAATTTGCATCGAAAAAACAAGGCACTGGCAGATTTCATTCACATTCTGTCAGG
This region includes:
- a CDS encoding DUF3192 domain-containing protein is translated as MIKNYTYPISGTMMMLFFATLIVSCSMLKGPDFTKIQVGMTKEKVVQQLGKPDAVVASKKYQDGILEIYEYGTAQLENAADSTSGYRIYWLYFFNNELQEWGIKRNYSPSDYDGYYEKYRRRH
- the ggt gene encoding gamma-glutamyltransferase, with product MKKSKFYLFIITAALSVQSCTVSLELDKKAKTFNKAAVVTAHPLASKVGVDILKMGGNAIDAAVAVQFALAVVYPNAGNIGGGGFMVYRSSKGEINALDFREKSPEKGHANMYLDKQGNVIEDLSVYGHLSAGVPGSVDGMVEAHKKYGKLDWKTLLNPAIALAEKGFPITKQQAEEFNEYKESFQKYNPSGAPILKTTSWKKGDLFQQQELANTIRRIADHGRDGFYKGITADLIVKEMHKGNGIISYNDLENYKAVWRQPVTGYYRGHKIICMAPPSSGGPALVALLQSVAQYPLGKWGFQSDSAVRVMVEAERRIYADRAKYLGDPDFIRIPVKELTDSIFNSERLKTVNLTKATVSSDVKAAKFPGYESEETTHFNIVDSEGNAVSITTTLNNSYGSRVFVSGAGFILNDEMDDFSVKPGVPNIYGLVGGKANAIEPNKRMLSSMTPTIVEKDGKLFMVVGTPGGSTIMTSVFQTIVNVIDYQQNAQQSVSSPRFHHQWLPDQIDVEKNAITPKVRKSLENAGYKISPRGNIGRVENIIILSNGKLQTGADPRGDDTASGF
- the groES gene encoding co-chaperone GroES, coding for MALNIKPIGDRVVVEAAQAEEKTASGLYIPDTAKEKPSQGIVVAVGTGKVDEPLTVKVGDKVLYGKYAGTEITVEGKEYLIMREADIYAVI
- the groL gene encoding chaperonin GroEL (60 kDa chaperone family; promotes refolding of misfolded polypeptides especially under stressful conditions; forms two stacked rings of heptamers to form a barrel-shaped 14mer; ends can be capped by GroES; misfolded proteins enter the barrel where they are refolded when GroES binds) is translated as MMAKQVKYNVEAREALKKGVDTLANAVKVTLGPKGRNVIIEKKFGSPVITKDGVTVAKEIELKDALENMGAQMVKEVASKTADQAGDGTTTATVLAQAIVAPGIKSVAAGANPMDLKRGIDKAVAAVVANLKSQSQTVGQDNNKIKQVASISANNDEVIGALIAQAMEKVGNDGVITVEEAKGTETEVKTVEGMQFDRGYLSPYFVTNSDKMEAELENPYILIYDKKISNMKELLPILEKQVQTGKPLIIIAEDLDGEALATLVVNKIRGSLKVAAVKAPGFGDRRKAMLEDIAILTGGTVISEERGFKLENAELSYLGQAEKVVVDKDNTTIINGAGNAEDIKSRVAQIRSQIETTTSDYDREKLQERLAKLSGGVAVLYVGATTEVEMKEKKDRVDDALHATRAAVEEGIVAGGGVAFIRATDALKGLKGANEDETIGIEIIRRAIEEPLRQICFNAGIEGAVIVQKVKEGTGDFGYNARTDVFENLIGAGVIDPTKVSRVALENAASIASMLLTTECVLADEPEENNGAGAPPMGGGMGGMM